A genomic region of Alicyclobacillus sp. SO9 contains the following coding sequences:
- a CDS encoding YpmA family protein, whose protein sequence is MEDKLMVLGTQECTKTDDLYQLVDFLNRNLKEKGIVFGLSLHPEQSDKAIVTLYKA, encoded by the coding sequence ATGGAAGATAAATTAATGGTTTTAGGCACTCAGGAGTGCACCAAGACGGATGACTTGTATCAACTGGTTGATTTTCTCAATCGGAACTTGAAAGAAAAGGGTATTGTGTTTGGCTTATCACTTCATCCCGAACAATCGGATAAAGCTATTGTTACCCTTTATAAGGCATGA
- the mtnP gene encoding S-methyl-5'-thioadenosine phosphorylase — MHADVAIIGGTGVYDPAMLDSPQEVEIKTPYGTAKATVGTYHGKNIAFMPRHGAGHSIPPHKINYRANIYALKKLGVTQVLATAAVGSLQLQYKPGSLVVVDDFLDFTKSRPATFFEEDTVIHVDVSDPYCNRLRKILMDTGQAQGIHLHDGGTYVCSEGPRFESPAEIKLYQSFGAAVIGMTSVPELILAKEAELCYATVCMVTNYGAGISEHPLTHAEVVEEMSRNVSTIRDLFFTAIDTMDTHRGCLCSEAVGVETPLTGIDQNDEDALD, encoded by the coding sequence GTGCACGCAGATGTCGCCATTATCGGCGGTACAGGAGTTTACGACCCAGCTATGCTTGACTCCCCGCAAGAAGTAGAAATAAAGACCCCATACGGTACAGCAAAAGCTACAGTGGGTACATATCACGGAAAAAACATTGCATTTATGCCCCGGCACGGGGCCGGACACAGCATCCCGCCGCATAAAATTAACTATCGCGCTAATATCTATGCCCTCAAAAAACTTGGTGTTACTCAAGTGCTGGCGACGGCTGCGGTAGGATCCTTGCAACTTCAGTATAAACCTGGAAGTCTCGTCGTTGTAGACGACTTTCTCGACTTCACGAAATCTCGCCCAGCTACATTCTTTGAAGAGGACACAGTCATCCACGTGGACGTTTCTGATCCCTACTGCAATCGTCTGCGAAAGATTCTGATGGATACAGGACAAGCACAGGGCATCCACCTTCATGACGGAGGAACCTACGTTTGCTCGGAGGGGCCTCGGTTTGAGTCGCCTGCAGAAATTAAGCTGTATCAGAGTTTTGGTGCCGCGGTAATCGGCATGACGAGTGTCCCAGAACTGATTCTTGCTAAGGAAGCAGAACTGTGTTATGCCACAGTCTGTATGGTTACAAATTACGGTGCTGGTATTAGCGAACACCCGCTCACGCACGCTGAAGTGGTAGAGGAGATGTCCAGAAACGTTAGCACTATTCGAGACCTTTTCTTCACAGCCATTGACACAATGGATACACACAGAGGTTGCTTGTGTAGCGAGGCAGTAGGTGTAGAGACACCCCTGACTGGCATCGACCAAAATGATGAGGATGCTTTGGACTAA
- a CDS encoding amidohydrolase: MNKFILETGWAVCSAADVRDEPTYFVVEDGIIQEIGSGTVSEPNGIPVIKRPNSVAMPGLVNTHGHAAMTLLRGAGDDLPLMQWLSEKVYPNEAKLNGEAVYWGTMLAALEMIMSGTTTFTDMYFFMHDAARAVEEAGLRGVLSWGMVGFSEADREKGILQSTEFANRWNGAANGRIRVTLGPHAPYTCPPEYLTEIAELSTELDVPVQIHLSETKGEVEDSIKQFGYSPIANAQRTGLLDRPVLAAHCVHLSEADIQILQQHRVRVAHNPQSNLKLGSGVAPVTKLLKAGVRVGLGTDGAASNNNLDMFEEMRLAATLHKGVLMDATAVTAPQAFSMATEEGAKCAFLEEQHGTLTKGAQADIVLLSHDSPHFWPNHNLLSNIVYASGADDVTDVFVQGRQLLSNRVPQTIDVERVQFEVGRIEQLLKS, translated from the coding sequence GTGAACAAATTCATACTTGAAACAGGATGGGCTGTATGTTCAGCAGCGGATGTGAGAGATGAACCGACGTACTTCGTAGTGGAGGACGGAATCATTCAAGAAATTGGTTCAGGAACGGTCTCAGAACCAAACGGCATACCGGTCATTAAACGGCCCAATTCTGTAGCAATGCCTGGGCTGGTGAACACCCACGGACACGCGGCAATGACCTTGTTGCGTGGAGCAGGCGACGACTTGCCGTTGATGCAATGGCTTAGTGAAAAGGTTTATCCCAACGAGGCTAAACTAAACGGCGAAGCAGTTTATTGGGGAACAATGCTTGCGGCCCTGGAAATGATAATGTCCGGTACCACTACTTTTACAGATATGTATTTCTTCATGCACGATGCTGCACGAGCTGTTGAAGAAGCAGGCCTGCGCGGGGTACTCTCATGGGGAATGGTCGGTTTTTCTGAAGCAGACAGGGAAAAGGGCATTTTACAATCCACCGAATTCGCAAACCGGTGGAATGGTGCGGCCAACGGCCGAATTCGTGTCACACTCGGACCACACGCTCCGTACACATGTCCGCCTGAGTATCTGACCGAAATTGCAGAGCTTTCAACTGAACTGGATGTTCCTGTTCAAATTCATCTGTCCGAGACAAAAGGTGAAGTGGAAGACTCTATAAAGCAGTTCGGATACTCACCTATTGCCAACGCACAGCGCACTGGTTTACTGGACCGACCAGTGCTTGCAGCACACTGCGTCCATCTGTCCGAGGCTGACATTCAAATCTTACAACAACACCGTGTCCGTGTCGCACACAATCCCCAAAGCAACCTTAAACTCGGTTCTGGAGTGGCACCCGTTACAAAACTGCTCAAGGCAGGAGTGCGGGTCGGACTGGGAACGGACGGTGCCGCGAGCAATAACAATTTGGACATGTTTGAAGAGATGCGACTTGCTGCGACGCTTCACAAGGGAGTCTTAATGGATGCTACAGCTGTGACTGCGCCACAGGCATTTTCAATGGCAACTGAGGAAGGCGCCAAATGCGCGTTTCTCGAAGAGCAGCATGGCACGTTGACGAAAGGCGCACAGGCAGATATCGTGCTTCTCAGCCATGACAGCCCCCATTTTTGGCCGAACCATAATCTGCTCTCGAACATTGTGTACGCGTCTGGTGCAGATGATGTTACAGATGTGTTTGTACAGGGAAGACAACTCCTGTCAAACCGAGTGCCTCAGACCATCGATGTCGAACGCGTTCAATTCGAAGTTGGAAGAATTGAGCAACTGTTAAAATCTTAA
- the surE gene encoding 5'/3'-nucleotidase SurE, translated as MRILISNDDGISAPGIVALAKVAQELGDVYVVAPDRQRSASSHGMSLHHTLYVDTVDFPVSGVEAFSVTGTPVDCVKWGIYHYSQQSVSFDVMLSGINAGYNLATDVLYSGTVAAAGEASLQGIPAIALSLGGASQFDFDSAAKSFRNIANELLRISLPADTFLSVNFPAEMPAGNVWRATQLGARSFQDEFIPVTDDAGRIGYRYGGEALTEVEASDTDTACVRAGDISVSPLRYRFTNTEFLDSLKLKISSVLK; from the coding sequence ATGCGTATCCTTATCAGCAATGATGATGGAATCTCTGCTCCAGGAATTGTTGCACTGGCAAAAGTTGCGCAGGAACTTGGGGATGTCTATGTTGTAGCCCCTGACCGTCAGCGCAGTGCATCAAGCCATGGAATGAGTCTTCATCACACACTATACGTAGATACTGTCGATTTTCCTGTATCAGGAGTGGAGGCCTTCTCTGTCACCGGAACCCCTGTCGACTGCGTCAAATGGGGGATCTACCATTACTCCCAGCAGTCCGTTTCATTTGACGTCATGCTCTCCGGCATTAATGCAGGCTACAACCTCGCCACAGACGTGCTCTACAGCGGGACAGTGGCCGCAGCAGGGGAAGCTTCACTGCAAGGAATCCCAGCCATTGCACTCTCACTCGGAGGCGCCAGTCAGTTCGACTTTGATTCTGCAGCCAAGTCATTTCGAAACATCGCCAACGAACTGCTTCGTATATCACTTCCAGCAGATACTTTCTTAAGCGTGAACTTTCCTGCCGAGATGCCAGCGGGGAATGTCTGGCGCGCCACCCAACTGGGGGCCCGCAGCTTTCAAGATGAATTTATTCCGGTGACAGATGACGCTGGTCGAATCGGATACAGGTATGGAGGCGAAGCGCTGACGGAAGTGGAGGCAAGCGATACGGACACAGCTTGCGTGCGCGCAGGCGACATCAGCGTCAGCCCGTTACGATATCGATTTACAAACACAGAATTTCTTGATAGTCTGAAATTAAAAATCAGTTCAGTGTTGAAGTAG
- a CDS encoding Ku protein — MHTMWKGSLSFGLVNVPVRMFAATESKDVKLRYLHKECKTPIKYTRTCPTCDKEVNWEDIVRGYEYEPDHFVILDEDELKSVQKERSHTIDIVSFVQLSDIDPVYYDKTYYLAPESSGTKAYQLLKSAMDKTGKIAIAKTVLRNSETLCCVRIRDDVVVVETLFWPAEVRTTEELPNLREHTSLSDSELNMAVTLIEQLATSFQPDEYVDERKDQLEQLIRSKIEDEEVAVPAAEPQARKNIVDLMDALQESIKMTQADKTTAGNQKTTPSTRKKKTTGTGTRKRTKASTKKTS; from the coding sequence ATGCACACCATGTGGAAAGGGTCGCTGAGCTTTGGCCTGGTTAACGTTCCTGTTCGAATGTTTGCAGCCACCGAATCAAAGGACGTGAAACTGCGTTACCTGCATAAGGAATGCAAGACTCCAATCAAATACACACGGACTTGTCCCACTTGTGACAAGGAAGTCAATTGGGAGGACATTGTGCGCGGTTACGAGTATGAACCGGACCATTTTGTCATTCTGGACGAAGACGAGCTGAAGTCTGTGCAAAAAGAACGTTCCCATACCATAGACATTGTCAGCTTTGTCCAGCTCTCAGATATCGATCCCGTTTACTACGATAAGACCTACTACCTAGCACCGGAGTCATCCGGTACTAAAGCCTATCAACTGCTCAAGTCAGCCATGGACAAAACCGGAAAAATCGCCATTGCGAAAACGGTCTTAAGAAACTCGGAGACACTGTGCTGTGTTCGTATCCGTGACGATGTAGTGGTTGTTGAGACGCTCTTCTGGCCGGCAGAAGTGCGTACCACGGAGGAACTGCCGAATTTAAGAGAGCACACCAGCCTCTCAGATAGTGAATTGAATATGGCTGTCACACTCATCGAGCAGTTAGCAACGAGCTTTCAGCCGGATGAGTACGTAGATGAGCGGAAGGACCAATTGGAGCAGCTGATTCGGTCCAAAATTGAGGATGAGGAAGTCGCTGTTCCCGCTGCAGAACCTCAGGCACGAAAGAACATTGTTGATTTGATGGATGCGCTGCAGGAAAGTATTAAAATGACTCAGGCGGACAAGACAACGGCTGGGAATCAAAAGACAACGCCATCGACGCGGAAAAAGAAGACAACTGGTACTGGAACAAGAAAAAGGACCAAAGCCTCCACAAAAAAAACATCCTGA
- a CDS encoding biotin--[acetyl-CoA-carboxylase] ligase, with protein sequence MNHESNTLRLHTEDIRIDIVDRFISAGTNYISGGNLADELSITRTAVWKHIRGLEDLGFEFDAVPRRGYRLIRSPNIILQSLLQPYLRDDAELGSHVVWYPSVASTNVIANQLARQPATEHGTVVAALRQEGGKGRHGRNWNSPEGGLWMSVVLKRSFPLLRAAEVTLMASVAVARAVETVTGVSLDIKWPNDLLYKNKKVCGILAELRAGGESVDHVVLGIGLNSNVADAQIPHELKRIATSLLIESGAEVNQSQLAGAILSEFETMYRSLVNGDAGFVGVADEWRKRCVTIGRSIRVQTPQGLVEGTAINVDNQGVLQLRLTDGSTAAIHSGDVLF encoded by the coding sequence ATGAATCACGAATCAAACACATTACGCCTGCATACAGAGGACATTCGAATAGACATTGTTGACCGTTTTATCTCTGCCGGGACCAACTACATCTCGGGAGGCAATCTTGCAGATGAACTAAGCATCACTCGCACCGCCGTCTGGAAACACATTCGGGGACTGGAGGATTTAGGATTTGAGTTCGATGCTGTCCCTCGCCGCGGTTACCGTTTGATTCGTTCACCGAACATCATCCTACAATCTCTCTTGCAACCGTACCTAAGGGATGATGCGGAACTAGGCTCACACGTTGTATGGTATCCTTCCGTCGCTTCCACCAATGTAATTGCAAACCAATTGGCGAGACAGCCAGCTACTGAACACGGTACGGTTGTGGCAGCGCTCAGGCAAGAAGGCGGGAAAGGCCGACACGGACGCAACTGGAATTCTCCTGAAGGAGGACTCTGGATGTCTGTTGTTCTCAAGCGGTCGTTCCCTCTTCTAAGAGCCGCCGAAGTGACACTAATGGCGAGCGTGGCGGTTGCACGCGCAGTCGAGACAGTCACTGGTGTATCCCTCGATATCAAGTGGCCGAATGACTTGCTCTACAAAAATAAAAAGGTTTGCGGCATTCTTGCCGAATTGCGAGCAGGAGGTGAATCCGTCGACCACGTCGTGCTTGGAATCGGGCTAAACAGCAATGTAGCGGATGCTCAAATTCCACACGAACTGAAGAGGATTGCGACGTCTTTGCTGATTGAATCAGGGGCTGAAGTGAATCAGTCGCAGCTTGCGGGAGCGATATTGTCAGAGTTTGAAACCATGTACAGGTCTCTCGTAAATGGAGACGCTGGATTCGTCGGCGTGGCTGACGAATGGCGAAAACGATGCGTCACAATAGGGAGAAGCATCCGCGTCCAGACCCCTCAAGGTCTTGTTGAGGGCACTGCAATCAATGTAGATAATCAAGGCGTTTTGCAACTCCGTTTGACGGACGGGTCTACAGCAGCCATTCACAGTGGAGATGTATTGTTCTAG
- the dinG gene encoding ATP-dependent DNA helicase DinG, with amino-acid sequence MAILVTLDLETTGLRSNQDEIIEIAALKVDYDQEIDRFHSLVRPERTVSDDIFQLTSIPKEALEAAPSLSTVLPKLLKFLDGATVVGHNVQFDLSFIEAACEQNGYELPCSADGLDTLLLAQVLEPEEQDFRLGDVALRNNVELKQAHRAMSDAETTQQVLSSLERKALTLPYGTLQQLARLAGLFSRTTAEWFLLQSERRYQQNGDSLPATVQSVRGLVFSKDTPWEDEEMDSESRKTYVRELTQAAVDYVQQESALKQALPSFEVRPGQQKMVEAVAQALSGDQHLLAEAGTGTGKSLAYLIPAALYAAREDARVMISTHTIALQEQIRTRDFPTLRQVLPFPLKLSVFKGRTHYVCMRKLHSDVDSLNWSTQREEIVTYMKLLTWLTGTPAGDREELGLSGNSRDVWPRIQSETETCINKRCPFFKHCYYFRARTKAYEADLVVTNHSLIFSDLKAEHHVLPFYDKLIVDEAHHLEEQATKHLGAETHYRQMMSLFGRLIRDNERQGVLAELAQRLQGAGSVESQALMAWLNEIIHRTGSLRSQVEQTFLTLSSLVPSEKNEFRISQDIESNPSWKNFLNDIDLLTEMWTDLSELLEKVAESAEDEPDEDLAGRLLDGIGFYPEIGSNIQTLSEAADFKDDWVTWVEIQRIGHKRWTSLHRAPIEVAPLLEERVFNSKSSVILTSATLSVNHSFQFTKEQLGLVNVELDGRLASIAVESPFDLRRQALLCVPKDVPDLAPLSDAESATWLSDSLYHLTKASDGRVLALFTSHAMLRATANVLREPLQEAGYDVLAQGVDGNRSQLLKTFRRQPKSILLGAQSFWEGIDLPGDQLRTLVIIRLPFAPPTHPVTVARHQLLEARGKSSFRDASLPQAVVRFRQGFGRLIRSTTDKGAVVVYDKRIVTARYGKSFIKSLASVSPVVDTEESIMARIRRFFSEGP; translated from the coding sequence ATGGCGATTCTGGTAACTTTGGATTTAGAAACCACCGGCCTGCGTTCTAACCAGGATGAAATTATAGAAATTGCTGCTCTAAAAGTGGACTACGACCAGGAGATTGACCGGTTTCATTCCCTGGTCCGGCCCGAAAGGACTGTTTCTGACGATATTTTTCAGTTGACATCGATTCCAAAAGAGGCACTGGAGGCTGCGCCGTCCTTGTCAACCGTGTTGCCAAAACTGTTAAAGTTTTTGGACGGGGCCACCGTAGTAGGCCATAATGTTCAATTTGACTTGTCTTTCATTGAAGCAGCCTGTGAACAAAACGGATACGAATTACCATGCTCTGCAGATGGCTTGGATACTTTGCTGTTGGCACAGGTCCTGGAACCCGAGGAGCAAGACTTCCGTCTCGGCGACGTAGCTCTCCGTAACAATGTGGAGCTGAAACAGGCCCATCGAGCCATGAGCGACGCAGAAACCACACAACAAGTCCTGAGCAGCCTTGAGCGCAAAGCATTGACACTGCCCTACGGCACTTTGCAACAACTGGCTCGTTTGGCAGGGTTGTTTTCGAGAACCACTGCAGAGTGGTTCTTGCTGCAATCTGAAAGGCGATACCAACAAAATGGAGACAGCTTGCCAGCAACTGTACAGAGTGTTCGGGGACTCGTATTTAGCAAAGATACTCCCTGGGAAGACGAAGAGATGGATTCAGAATCCAGAAAGACGTATGTACGTGAATTGACGCAAGCAGCTGTCGACTATGTACAGCAGGAAAGTGCCCTCAAACAAGCCCTGCCTTCGTTTGAGGTGCGGCCCGGTCAGCAAAAAATGGTTGAAGCTGTTGCCCAAGCACTTTCAGGAGACCAGCATCTCTTGGCGGAAGCTGGAACAGGTACAGGCAAATCGCTCGCGTACTTGATTCCGGCCGCACTCTATGCCGCTCGCGAAGATGCACGCGTGATGATTTCCACACATACTATCGCTCTCCAGGAACAAATTCGAACAAGGGATTTCCCTACCTTGCGGCAGGTATTGCCTTTTCCGTTAAAACTGAGCGTCTTTAAGGGCCGAACGCACTATGTGTGCATGCGCAAACTCCACAGCGACGTGGACAGTTTAAACTGGAGTACACAACGGGAAGAAATCGTCACCTATATGAAACTGTTAACGTGGTTGACAGGAACTCCTGCAGGCGACAGGGAAGAACTGGGCTTGTCCGGCAACTCGAGAGATGTATGGCCGCGCATCCAAAGTGAAACCGAAACCTGCATTAACAAACGCTGTCCTTTTTTTAAACACTGTTATTACTTCCGCGCACGGACGAAGGCCTACGAGGCTGACTTAGTGGTGACGAACCATTCTCTCATTTTTTCTGACTTAAAAGCAGAACACCATGTGCTCCCGTTTTATGACAAGCTCATTGTCGACGAGGCTCATCACCTTGAAGAACAGGCCACAAAGCACTTGGGGGCAGAAACCCACTATCGACAGATGATGTCGCTATTTGGACGACTTATCAGAGATAACGAGCGGCAGGGAGTGCTCGCAGAACTTGCTCAGAGACTGCAGGGAGCGGGAAGTGTTGAGAGTCAGGCACTAATGGCGTGGCTCAACGAAATCATCCATCGCACCGGAAGCTTGCGCAGCCAAGTAGAACAGACATTTCTGACACTCTCAAGTCTCGTGCCAAGTGAGAAAAACGAATTCCGCATCAGTCAGGACATTGAATCGAATCCGTCCTGGAAGAATTTCCTGAACGATATTGACCTGTTGACGGAGATGTGGACTGACCTATCGGAGTTGCTGGAGAAGGTGGCGGAATCGGCAGAAGATGAGCCGGACGAAGATTTAGCAGGACGACTGCTTGACGGAATTGGTTTTTATCCAGAAATCGGATCGAATATCCAAACACTGTCCGAAGCTGCTGATTTTAAAGATGATTGGGTTACATGGGTAGAAATTCAACGAATCGGACACAAGCGCTGGACAAGCCTGCACAGGGCCCCGATAGAAGTAGCCCCGTTACTGGAAGAACGGGTGTTTAACAGTAAAAGCAGCGTGATTCTTACCTCTGCTACACTGTCAGTGAATCATTCGTTCCAGTTTACAAAGGAACAGCTAGGACTCGTCAACGTCGAACTAGACGGCCGCTTGGCATCCATTGCCGTTGAATCGCCGTTTGATTTGCGCCGGCAAGCACTTCTATGCGTACCCAAAGACGTTCCGGACCTAGCGCCCCTGTCTGACGCAGAATCCGCTACATGGCTAAGTGATTCTCTCTACCACTTGACCAAAGCAAGTGACGGCCGCGTGCTCGCCCTATTTACCAGTCACGCTATGCTTAGGGCGACCGCAAATGTACTTCGAGAGCCTTTACAGGAAGCCGGCTATGACGTTTTGGCGCAAGGCGTGGACGGAAACCGCAGCCAACTACTCAAGACATTCCGAAGACAACCGAAGAGCATTTTGCTTGGCGCACAGTCCTTTTGGGAAGGCATTGACCTGCCGGGCGATCAACTGCGGACACTGGTCATTATCCGCTTGCCCTTTGCTCCGCCGACGCACCCGGTAACTGTCGCGCGACACCAACTGCTTGAAGCCCGCGGGAAGAGCTCTTTTCGAGACGCCAGCCTCCCGCAAGCCGTGGTCCGCTTTCGCCAAGGATTTGGCAGACTGATTCGCTCGACAACCGATAAAGGGGCCGTGGTCGTATACGACAAGCGAATTGTCACAGCACGGTACGGAAAAAGCTTCATTAAATCTTTAGCCAGCGTGTCACCAGTAGTGGATACCGAAGAAAGTATTATGGCTCGAATTCGCCGCTTTTTTAGCGAAGGTCCTTGA
- a CDS encoding tetratricopeptide repeat protein, with protein sequence MSEQYGASDPTLVLYTSAVDDLLLRFQQTHPSEWGYLLQQLDGLREDIEERINAWMTLDEQIDEMIETAVMQDTNKAEFHVHPLHGSEGADEEENEIVLNSYSRTPAVQSLTSDNQMNLDNELTSFLNKAIGFYNLWLFEEASSLFLQILKSSPDNVVASLFYSAAETAQGRFTNVIGHLERIYESQEPRFAAAANEISAAGYFQQGRLTKAVDSLQNVVTLQPDNEDAWFNLGYCYINMADWSAAAGALSQVLDINQDDLRARELLVDVWNELGEYDAALKLSEEALLEMPGHSGFLLRRARSLRLNGNLSKSLRLYEQVVLQNPRDTSTYDEYATVCLEAGDLERAAAVLQKSLSLGSGQTRHQEKLAVIFLLQHRTEKAYKILKSVKSSSEASFIHTIALAQYEWQTGGREKALTLLEGIIHHSGSEFGQLATHYYKQLLSEMKESDNEKEGIWNLNRT encoded by the coding sequence ATGTCAGAGCAATATGGCGCAAGTGACCCGACGCTGGTACTCTATACATCTGCGGTAGATGACCTTTTGCTGCGGTTTCAGCAGACACACCCTTCTGAGTGGGGGTATCTATTGCAGCAATTGGACGGCCTGCGCGAGGACATTGAAGAAAGAATTAACGCATGGATGACACTGGACGAGCAGATTGACGAGATGATTGAAACCGCGGTAATGCAAGATACCAATAAGGCAGAATTCCACGTTCATCCATTGCATGGGTCAGAAGGTGCAGATGAAGAGGAAAACGAAATCGTCTTAAACAGTTATTCCAGAACCCCGGCGGTGCAGTCATTGACGTCAGACAACCAAATGAATCTAGATAATGAACTAACCAGTTTTTTAAACAAGGCCATAGGTTTTTACAATCTATGGCTGTTTGAAGAAGCATCCTCGCTCTTTTTGCAAATCCTGAAATCCAGTCCCGACAACGTGGTGGCCTCGCTGTTTTACTCCGCTGCAGAAACGGCGCAAGGACGTTTTACCAATGTAATCGGGCACCTTGAACGGATTTACGAAAGCCAAGAACCAAGATTTGCAGCCGCTGCCAACGAAATTTCAGCAGCCGGGTATTTTCAACAGGGACGTTTGACCAAAGCAGTGGATAGCCTTCAAAATGTTGTGACCCTACAGCCGGACAACGAAGACGCCTGGTTTAATCTGGGGTACTGTTACATCAACATGGCAGACTGGAGTGCAGCCGCCGGAGCCCTCTCACAAGTTCTAGATATCAATCAGGATGATTTGAGGGCACGGGAACTCCTCGTTGATGTTTGGAATGAGCTGGGGGAATATGATGCAGCGCTAAAACTCTCCGAAGAAGCACTCCTTGAAATGCCTGGTCATTCTGGATTTCTCTTACGCAGAGCGCGTAGTTTGCGCCTGAACGGAAATCTGAGTAAAAGCCTTCGATTGTATGAACAAGTTGTCCTTCAAAATCCTCGAGACACAAGTACATATGACGAATATGCGACGGTGTGTCTAGAAGCGGGCGACCTAGAAAGAGCAGCGGCAGTGCTGCAAAAATCCCTCTCCTTAGGCAGCGGGCAAACGCGGCATCAAGAAAAGCTTGCCGTCATTTTTCTACTGCAGCATAGGACGGAAAAGGCCTATAAAATCCTGAAATCAGTGAAATCCTCATCAGAAGCAAGTTTTATCCATACCATCGCATTAGCCCAATATGAATGGCAAACAGGCGGCAGAGAAAAGGCACTCACTCTTCTGGAAGGAATTATTCATCACTCCGGCAGTGAATTTGGTCAACTTGCAACCCATTATTATAAGCAGCTCTTGTCAGAGATGAAAGAAAGCGACAACGAGAAAGAGGGAATTTGGAATTTGAATCGCACATGA
- the ligD gene encoding non-homologous end-joining DNA ligase yields the protein MILEAEHAVTISHPEKVLWPQIGFTKIDYIRYLIDASPYLLQHLNNRPLTVIRFPDGVNSESFFQKDAPKGTPPWVTTTPVWSPDRQDYIHYILVDSVATLIWLGNLACLEFHIGFTTTQNEELPTHIAFDLDPTVPGFERVRAVALKLHELLDGLQLTNRVKTSGATGLQVFIPLKIGYTFEDTKVFTEAVAQYLSATLPDLVTLERLKKNRGNKVYVDIPQHGSGRTLIAPYSARSTSDAKVSTPITWAELAQGAVPEDFTVAEVPSRLKTTGDLFQFKTKADIAPILQFLQHHTMLEMS from the coding sequence ATGATTCTTGAAGCAGAACACGCTGTGACGATTTCACACCCAGAAAAAGTCTTATGGCCGCAGATTGGATTCACTAAAATCGATTACATCCGCTACCTAATCGACGCATCTCCGTATCTGCTCCAACATCTGAACAACCGGCCTCTAACCGTCATTCGCTTTCCTGACGGAGTTAACAGTGAATCATTTTTCCAAAAGGATGCTCCCAAGGGAACGCCTCCATGGGTAACCACCACACCTGTATGGTCGCCTGATAGACAAGACTACATACATTACATTCTGGTCGACAGTGTGGCTACGCTAATATGGTTAGGAAATTTAGCCTGTCTGGAGTTCCACATCGGTTTTACTACAACTCAGAACGAAGAGCTGCCAACCCACATCGCTTTCGATCTTGATCCCACTGTTCCCGGCTTTGAACGCGTACGCGCGGTAGCCCTGAAACTTCACGAATTACTGGATGGACTGCAACTTACAAATCGTGTAAAGACTTCCGGAGCAACCGGATTGCAAGTGTTTATTCCGTTAAAAATTGGTTATACATTCGAAGATACAAAAGTATTTACGGAAGCAGTCGCGCAGTACTTAAGCGCAACTCTGCCGGATTTGGTAACACTCGAAAGACTGAAAAAGAACAGGGGTAACAAAGTGTACGTGGACATCCCTCAGCATGGCTCGGGAAGAACGCTGATTGCTCCATACAGTGCACGATCCACTTCTGACGCAAAAGTTTCAACACCAATCACATGGGCTGAGTTGGCACAGGGTGCGGTCCCCGAAGATTTTACAGTTGCAGAAGTCCCCAGTCGGTTAAAGACAACGGGAGACCTGTTTCAATTCAAAACGAAGGCTGACATAGCACCTATCCTACAATTTTTGCAACACCACACCATGCTTGAAATGAGCTGA